A part of Brassica rapa cultivar Chiifu-401-42 chromosome A05, CAAS_Brap_v3.01, whole genome shotgun sequence genomic DNA contains:
- the LOC103870959 gene encoding mitochondrial outer membrane protein porin 1 — MGKGPGLYTDIGKKAKDLLYKDHNSDQKFSITTQSPAGVGITSSGTKKGDSLLGDVSLQLKQKNITTDLKVSTDNTVLITATVDEAAPGLKSIFSFRAPDQNSGKIELQYLHEYAGISTSMGLTQNPTVNFSAVMGTNVLAAGTDVSFDTKSGNFTKINAGLSFTKDDLIASLTLNDKGDSVNASYYHIVNPLFNTAVGAEVNHKFSTNVNTITVGTQHSLDPLTTVKARVNSAGIANALIQHQWTPRSFFTISGEVDTKAIDKNAKVGLALSLKP, encoded by the exons ATGGGGAAAGGACCAGGTCTCTACACTGACATCGGCAAAAAAGCAAAAG atcTTTTGTACAAGGACCACAACAGCGACCAGAAATTCAGTATCACTACTCAATCTCCTGCCGGTGTT GGCATCACATCAAGTGGAACCAAGAAAGGTGACTCACTCTTGGGAGATGTTTCTCTCCAACTCAAGCAAAAAAACATCACTACTGATCTCAAAGTTTCCACTGACAATACC GTTTTGATCACTGCCACCGTTGATGAGGCTGCCCCTGGACTCAAGTCCATCTTCAGCTTCAGGGCCCCTGACCAAAACTCTGGCAAG ATTGAGCTTCAGTACTTGCATGAATATGCTGGTATCAGCACGAGCATGGGATTGACTCAAAACCCCACTGTCAACTTCTCTGCTGTTATGGGAACCAATGTGTTAGCTGCTGGTACTGATGTTTCCTTTGACACCAAATCAGGCAATTTCACCAAGATCAATGCTGGTCTCAGCTTCACCAAGGATGATTTGATTGCCTCCCTCACCCT GAATGACAAAGGAGATTCTGTCAACGCTTCATACTACCACATTGTTAACCCGCTGTTCAACACCGCTGTTGGAGCTGAAGTAAACCACAAGTTCTCTACCAATGTCAACACCATAACAGTTGGAACGCAGCATTCACTTGACCCCTTGACCACGGTGAAGGCACGCGTGAACAGTGCCGGGATAGCCAATGCGCTCATTCAACACCAGTGGACACCCAGGTCCTTCTTCACTATCTCTGGAGAAGTTGACACTAAGGCTATTGACAAGAATGCTAAGGTTGGTTTGGCCCTCTCTCTCAAGCCTTGA